GCGTATCTAAGAATAGATACGATCGAACAGGGGCTGCGTGATCTCTGCTCGTGTGATGTCCAGGGGGAAGGGTATCGTTTAGCCTATAGAATTGCTGCCGATAATCTGAAATCAGGCATTCATGTCATTGCCGATTCTTGTAATCCCTGGGTTTTAACCAGAAACGAATGGGAACATGCTGCGGTGGAGAACGGTGCCGATTTTATCAATATTGAAATTGTATGCAGTGATACAGTGGAACATCAAAAAAGGGCGGAGCGTCGAACCAACGAAATTGCCGGTTTGACCTTACCAAGATGGGAAGATATTCAGAAGCGAGTGTACCACCCATGGCATAAAGAGATCATACGCCTTGACACCGCC
This Sediminispirochaeta bajacaliforniensis DSM 16054 DNA region includes the following protein-coding sequences:
- a CDS encoding AAA family ATPase, with amino-acid sequence MKPRLYIFSGLPATGKSTLAKLLAQKISGAYLRIDTIEQGLRDLCSCDVQGEGYRLAYRIAADNLKSGIHVIADSCNPWVLTRNEWEHAAVENGADFINIEIVCSDTVEHQKRAERRTNEIAGLTLPRWEDIQKRVYHPWHKEIIRLDTAGKRIQESFDFLMRMIN